Below is a genomic region from Nilaparvata lugens isolate BPH chromosome 8, ASM1435652v1, whole genome shotgun sequence.
cagaactgaatccttatcattctaccttcatttagagaggcttttgtttgagccgaatggaaatccatttataaaaaaatgaatgtctgtttgggtgtttgtttgtatgtttgtttgttccctgtagacttgaaaactacttgacataacggcatgaaactttgggaatatgttgtgtgaatattgggtatggtttctgaacagaaattttaataggggggctaataataactatttattaatccattttacagacatatgttttcgaaattttcggccgagcggctactgaagaacgaaaagatgatcatgattcaagatcatattgtgttaatatgatttagcatctaaagttaccagctgtaataaacatatcaccctgtgataaattattgtgtactggtattaaaatggtagtttggagttgaagtgtagttgattggtaccagctgttgataatggttccttagaagacctatacaaataattatcactcccctatcattgagaaactggaaaatgatgaaaaaaatattcacttgAAGAAAGAgagtataattataatatattgtatagtatacatgtatagtattcatattgcattcattaattactgaagaatgacagaataatttacaattttttgaattcagcttagcttatattcatcccaagatggaaagaatatggaattctgtgtgattcattgtacatcgcatatttcctggaccatatatcgacaatctacagctatgaaaacattgaatatttttctttgaaacactgatataactttttttttaattgaaaactttactgatagatattactaccaatcgattgagaagaataatatgttttcggaataatgaatgctgcatgactaagcacataggaagtccgtattgagatgtaaatgaatatgttgattgtcagataaatttcatgattcaccaaaaaAATAAAGTGTAACATGAaatacattggcggtacgaagttcgctgggtagctagttgtaaattaagctttattattaatagacaacgctgaaaaagacaggctcaatcaccaggaatactataaatctatgagggaccagtaagccattaattttgagtagttcaattacttccattatggacactggatacattatggacaatcaatacgtatgaaatgtattagctaccgtacagaataaaaaaattttgattgcagtgaccccgactactgtattatgaataaccattcggataaaatataaggaattactcgcatctctcatcaactcgtaatttttattcacaaaatattaacagctagaacagttttttgagactgctaaataaacgtctacagttttatcaatgctgtatcggcaatatgaaaacgcatgcagttaatatgtctttaaatatctacatgataattattctctaccatttttatttaattaaaatttcataattattcaagccttgatagaatgattgactcactgtacagtcagtcgaaaattttaatattgaaatgagagGTATTTTGgaaagctgaacaaaaaagtaaggtcctatgcacctttttgatattatttctttaaatgaaaaatgagttttgtgggttgtcaaaactccccctgaaaaagaactattcattttatcctatcttttagtaaaataacaatgatttctgcattgaataacatctatcttgccaacaagaatcgaactctttgtgaatttagatatgacctacactttagatttatataattatattaataaattcatggaaattgaagtaattttcagttagttgatgaaattgattatcaatagagaaaatgattataattttatcaatacagaatagttgaatgaattgtcgatgttctgagttcttggtcaacaataattcaatattggtatttatccaatcattatttttttcagaagttatttcatttgaattagaaaatatttataagctcctatcaatttatcattcgtaacaatgaattcttcaaaacatgaatttaatcaaataaaaaattgcccatacttaATTTTCCCAATACTTAGTTttaaatagatccttgcgaagcacgggttcttgctagttattaatacatgccacgtgtaggcttatacattgcatcaggaaaacgaagttcaaaactatggttttcgtaaatatatgtttttgagataatttctttgatgcagctgtttcacattcaccattataaattatacagagtttgtgaaaataaaaatatttattgattaccaaaacaatactattattatattaatgataataattaattattgaaacaatacttttattatatcaataataataatattattaaacatatttatcaattatcagaacaatattattgaggttgagtggaatcaggtagaaagcaataatagaacagatgttcttttttgaatttctatcatattattttgttatttccaatgattacaacatatggtagaatatcacatgtcaataaataaattatctaatttccatatggcactcaccttaccatgttcataaccttacttaataggatcctttttcatcctttgaaacccttagaggcaaaatatctcaaaatccattcttagtgcgcgtctagcatgtttgaagaatatttgtgcaaagtttcaagtctgtaggacaattagtttgatctgtagtgtgattttacatcaaaattttcgaaaaatgccctctcctggacccccctgtgctcctgatcgaaatttttctgcatagatagaattttttttcgtagctgaacaaaaaagttcctcatgactttgctgtgcaatgagcggttaaaaagtacaaaatgttgggggggccccagttccctcaggggggcaaatttctgaaaatcctttcttagtggatgttttcaggctaccataaacaatcttgcaaaatttcaagtttttaggctcagtagtttgggctgtgctgtgatttcagtctgtcggggcttagccttttataagtatagagagagAAGATAACAACAATAAGTTCAAGTCACACACTTTTACAGTAGTATATACACAATGCTCATGTAATGAGCATTGTTAAATACATTCAAGTTGTTGTTGAATTGTATAGTTTtacaaattcaataatttataattttataaaaaaatatagctgcagaatattttctataatttactTTAGAACAACTAGTCTGTAATGAAGCAAACAACTGTAAATTAATTGTATCTTGTCTCTGATAGTTGTAACAATAAACTTACCAACTGTTCCTGAAACGTAATTATCAACAGCGTTGGAGATTTCTGCCCTCTTCGTTGTGGGTTTGAATTTCATACAGTGAACGGATGGATGTTGTCTGAACCACCTGAAAACATGAATTCAACTGTTAAACAAATTTATAACTAACAAAgaatctacagatggaaataaattgggagttacatttgttcaaatgctgattaatgaataataattattaaacgaaatcccaattaaattctgtaaatcaccccgaagacttctgctactgcaaatattgacaacagggtaaacagctagatggaaattcagagattgtcagtttggtgtaagggtgggcattcctgaccggcaattaggaggtactgggttcgattcccgggctgacaaataatttttgtatagtagtgctcatcgaatttccatctagctgtttaccctgttgtcaatatttgcagtagcagaagtcttcggggtgattcacagcatttaattgggatttcgtttaataataattattaacaaagaATCATTCTTGTTGAACAGATTGATAACTaacaaagaataattattgttaaacagATGATAAATAacaagtaataattattgttagacAGATGATAACTAATAAAGAATCGTTCTAAAAACTGAACTAAATTGCGCATTCGAGTGGATGCTCCTCATCCTGAATGGCTCCACAAGACCACATGACATGATCTTTCGCAGGCAAGAAACCCGATCTGTCAAAATTTGTCATACATCTTGATATACCAATACTGAGACAGTTAAGAGTCTCCACATCACAAAGCCCGAGGAGCAATTCCTCTCTTGGTGGAATCCCTTCTCATTTTCGCTCACCTGTCTACTGTGCCACCTGGTTTTCTTCGAGGTAAATTGCGAGAGGTGAAGACTATTAACAACTCGATTAGATGAGGAGTAAGATTCAGAATGCTCACCAGTTGTCAGCCTTGCTGCCAGCAAGACGAGTGCAGTGGATACGAGACTGCTGTCCTGCTCCAATGCCAATCACCTGACCATCCCTGGCAAAAGCCACCGAATTACTCTGCGTGTACTTCAACGCAATCGTTGCAACAATCAGGTCTCTGATCGCTGTTTCTGGTAGCtgaaaaacgaaaaataatttagaattggTACTGAGGTTGTAATAAACGTTAATCTGTTTAAACAgattaaacttgaataaatcaCGTGAATCGTTCAGAACATTCTTTCACAATGTCTTGTAATCTGATAATTCAAATAGGCTTCAATGAAGCTATACGAGGGGGATTGGAGGGATTAGATTTAGCAATATCTGATAGGGGATTATGAGATTAGGGGATTAAGCTATTAGAGGGATTTTTTAGTGCTATGTGATGTATTATATCAattcatttatgataaataacatTGATATCAAGCATTTTTTATGTCAATACATAATATCGATGGATTTATTATGACACCATTACAAATTATTGTGGAACATAGTGGATGCTCCTTGGAACATCGATCTTCACAGAGACGTGCAAGTTGGCCTTGGTATCCACTGAATTACAGAGGCATGCATAGAAACACGAGCCATGTCTCCACCAACATGTCGACAATGTTGAGGCAATACAGCTGGTAGATAATAAAGAATTGATGAGGAAAACCCATTTTAATTAGTGTCGTGCATGAGTCAAGTGTCTTGTGTCCAATGAGAAAACAGAGCAGTGGAGTGAATGAGTGAAATCCAGTTGTGTAGTAAAGAGTATACTTTCCTCAAtataattctttgaataatttaaaatttgaaccgatcttaaggtgcgtacaaacGTATGCTCCACCAACACGCGCCATTTACTTTTCATCAGTTGTTGCTAAGCTTATTAAATCTGCATCTTACTGTTTcagtacaaatacagatatcgATAAGAAtaccatcagctgatgaaaagtgaaaaatgcGCATGTGCGTGAGGCATACGTTCCTTTAGactagggccacacgagcgcacataGTTGTTGCAAAgagttgcaacttactttttgcggCCGTCACCAATGACACCACATGAGCATTGAGTGTGGTGCGTAAACGTCAGTTGGCTTTACGCAATTGAACCAGACGAAGCAATAACTTTTGCATGTCTCGACGTGCGTTGTAGCATTTTtgcgcagttcaaaaatcaccgtccgatacgacttccgttacttggtacacacgtacctcgtgtgttttcaccaattcacttctatgtatttctacaacggtcatcaaaaagtaagttgcaacggacgcactttgtgcgctcgtgtggccctagccttaAATGGAAAATCGGTGTCAATTTCAATTCCATAAAACCAAGTAGTGGATAAAGAGGAAATTTCCTcttaaattttcaactttcaagGAAAGACATCTAACTTTTCAATGACGGGGAGCGTTATTTACTTTAAAATCAAACCAATCTTACATGAAAAAtctttgcaaatttcaataatcattcactttcataaaaactttttattgaaaaatctcaCCTCCTTATTGACGGAGACAATGTTTGTGAAGAGCGACCTGTCGATAACAATGTCGTTGCGCTTCTGCTCAAGGGTCAGTCCGAAGAGAGTCTTCCTCTCGATAGGGTCGGGCGTGTAGTTGACGTCCATCTGCAGGACACAGTAGTTGCCGTTCTTCTTTTTCGACAGAATTTTCAGTGCTTCCTCAGTGTAGCCGGGCGCAATTATACCATCGGATACCTGGACAATACAAAGTGTGTTACAAAAGATCGCAGTTGAGAATAGAAAAGTGAAGTCAGAGTGAGTTTGAAAGTttaaaaatttagtttaaatttaaaaaaagtaaGTGAATTGTGATCAAAAGTGTGTACAAAATATCGCAGCTGAGAATAGAAAAGTGAAGTCAGAGTGAGTTTGCAAAAGAAAAGTGAGTATAGTTTGAAAAGAGAAAGTGTAGTGTGATCAAAGAGTATTGTTaaataaattcaagaaaatagcTAAGATAGGTATCATAAGATTGAGTAACTAGAGTTATTTTACTCTTGAGTAacacaggctttgcccatgtgaggaaccttcttcaagttttgtatatgtatattgtttgtactttctaagaagaaaaataaagataatttcaatttcagagTTGGCATAGAGCCTTGTcaatttattatacagtcaTCATTGAATAAACAATACTGTGCTATAGTATTACCATAGAAAAAACAATCCTATCCTCTTgagagaatttatttatttaatcattcagaattacacaacttacggAATCATATCCTCTTTGGTATTACAAAGTACTATGGAATAATATCAGTTTTTCTTTAATAGAGGGTTACCAGCCTaccacaatttttaaaaataaaatgagaatatCATTCAGCACCctcttatattttatttagtgtACAACTTAGTGTAAAGAATGTTTCAACTCATTAGAGCCATTTTTTGCatttgaaaatggctctaatgAGTTGAAACATGTTATGCACTAGTAACATATAAAAAGGTACAGTActgaatgattttttattttctttcaataccGTAAAATACGTATAGATTTGTTCAAAAGAGTAGGTCAAgctaatatttaaaataaatatattttcattttaatttacaTGAATATAGTATAATTACTGCTTAATACTGATTTACATGTATATAGTATAGTAATTACTGCTTAATACTGAATAAAGTTACAAAACatggtaaaataaattattgatctcGCACGGTTTATGTGAaatctttattatcattgaagCTGGACGAAGCCAGGAGCGGGACGATTTTCAAGCGTGTTTAAATAGTTAAAATCACAGTAACAGTCATCCAGCGAGCGGGATAGGATTTTCGGCAATGTACGCAAGCCTTAGACGGTTGTTTTATACATGAACAATTGAAATAACACCTTGAATGTCAACATCAAATAACAAAGAAATGACGAAAAGATAAGTCCATACCTCTCTGGATATAATCTTGGCGGTGATAGCATCGCACTCATCAGACAGAGCGATGAAGTCTCCAAACGAAGACATGCGATCGGCGCCCCTCGCTCTGGCGTAAGCGAAAGCAAGCGGTGACATTTGACCTATGAGATCTTCTACCATACAAAGTTTTGCCTGTTGAGAGATAAATGCAACAGGAGTTAATTTCGAGTTATTCAATATGATTACTTAGTCTATACTTAAATAGATCGTTTGATTGTTGAGAAAAAGTGTGAATAGTAAGTAGTTAACTGAATAGAGGTGGATTCTAGTTAACTGAATAGAGCTGAATAGTAGTTAACTGAATAGAGGTGAATAGTAGTTAACTGAATAGATGTGAATAGTAGTTAACTGAATAGAGGTGAATAGTAGTTTACTGAATAGAAAGATGTAAAAGGTATTGCATGCTATGAGAAATATCTACTGTGGGATACAATAATGTTTAATAAAGACCTCcttcattaaaaaaatgaattaaataaaaacgaaCATCAGAAATCGTAGGATTTGTGTACTTTGTATAATCTAGTTTTCATTGTACATGAGTTTTTTCAAGATAGCATTTGTCATCCCAGAAAGATTTTAGTGAGTGGAGGCGGAAAACTTCAGTGACGGTCGATTAAATGACCTGATATGAAATCACTAgacttttttcaatgattattatttttaactgtGAGTATTATCTGTATACTCAGAGAAAATTCGTGAAACTGGTCATCTCAGGAAGATTATTATCGTAGCCACTTATTTGTGAACCCGTCTTTACTAAACCTTTATTAAACCCGTCTTTACGGGTCTAATAAATAAGACGGGGCGTCTTTAAACGGGTCTTTATTAAACCCGTCATGTACACGTTTCCCGCAAGTGCGGAGGTAAGCACTGAGCTCAAAATATGATATCATGTTATTTGAACTCGGTGGGTAAAATCATTCAGAAATCACTGATAAACAAATACTGTTATATCAATAGGTGACGGCCTAtgttaatttttaatgaaaaatatgaatctaTATCAAGCTATCAGTTGTAATTTACCTGATCGCCCTCTAGCGGAATGCCGACAGCGGCTCCGGCGGGACTGACGTGCTTGAAAGAGGCGGCGGCAGGGAGGCTGAGTGCTGCCTTCAGTTCAGTGACCAACTGCCAGCCGTTCAGCGCGTCGCACAGGTTGATGTAGCCCGGCGAACCGTTGCGCACTGCCAATTACAAACAACAATAAACCAAACTTTTTTCACTTGTACCTTTTAGGTATTAGTAGATggatatagaatagaatatattagaatttgaatggACTATAATAAAGTTTGGAATAAGTTTTGAGCTTTGATCTaaaaaacattgttttattcataactgttgtctcatcttttatttttcatttaatttttttcctcccttgtcatgaattatgttgatGCAGAAATTATACTGGTGATTCTTCCTCCCATTTTTTCGCAGTTTGAACTACAAAttcataatataagtatatttaaagagaggaaatgctacaatcaatcaataaaattacttgatgatggtgattgaatgtgtgtgtgcgcaggtgtgtgtgtgagtgtgtgtaggctttcttcttctcttaaggtgcgtacagatttacgcactgcgaacatgagcaattcacttttaatcagctgatgtcaagctttttatatctgtatcttacagtttctttaaaaatacagatataatcagctgattaaaagtgaattgcttatgctcgcggcgcgtatatctgtacgcacctttatatcgCTTCCCGATTAAACCTCAACTTCTGTTCACGGACAAgggcttcatgaagcactttgtgAGCAGTGATTGTTCACATAATGTTTTTTAATCATACATGATGATATATTCCCTCAATAAAAAAGAGTATGCTTTGTAcagtattaattattgttgcGTTGTTATTCGGAAGCAATTGATTATTTAAGTTTCATTATAGATGAATAGTTGCTTTTATTTCATTGCTGTTGAAtagtaattatattaattataatgtaatacatttttgttttggaatatattcattttgtattttgcTGCTTTCCAATGTAGCCtataattatttgatgtgtACCGATGTggacaataaaacttgatttgaagtaatattgttagagatatctaatttaaataaaaaataattgaaactgtcACAACCACTATTATTTCTACATAAAAAGCGGTTGTAGCAATTTAAAATTGCAATCCAATGCCAGATTGATAGGTTATAAAAACAATTTCTGACTATAATTTCATCTAGAAATTTGTAGGCCTACGTAATATACAGGATATCCATTTATAGTCTTCTTTGTAAACTTCAAAATCTGATCGAAAAAGGCTATTAATTTAATACATACACGATATACGAATTACAAAAAGCACACCTCATCATAAGAGTCTATATTAAAATTggttaattcataaaatatgacatatttacaaaatataaaataatttataacaaatataaaaatatggggTGAGTAAGTCGCTTCTTCCTAGAAAACTTTCAAATCTTCGGGTGAAGAATAAAGAAAATCAAACCAAATTTCTtgtttgttttaaatgttttcatttcattttcatttattgtataaaatactataatcataatacaattatgacattggaggaaaaactaggctgagcctgtactatttttctccaaaaattttgataaaatgttaatgttgtccaaaatataaggttatgtaatcacacactgcttctttacttgattttcggtccaggaatgatgatttaaaatttcgTAATCGATGGAGAATAGATGTAAGAATTGAAGTAGAAATAGTGTAGGATGAAAGTATTAATAAGTATAATGAGTATTAAGGCACGGCTGAAGTGTCGTATTATGTTTGGTAAATAATTGCTTGGTAAATTTCAAGTAGACCTTGTAGCTAAGCAATTGTATGATAGTAAGCTATCTGTAAATAAAATTACCGGTGAGGGGAAGTTTGGGCAGAGTGGTGAAAATCTGAGCTGGCTTCTGGTGAGGGTTCATGCCGTATCTGAGAGTCAACTGAGACACTCCAGCGCTGTACTCCCTCCTGAAGTAGTCGGAGATCACTCGGTCGTATTCAGCTGTGTGTGAGAACGCCTTCAGAGCCAGTAGTTTCCTTTTTAgaggaaagaaaaaaattaatacaattttacAATTAAGGGATTATTCTTTGAcgctttttgtgattttgtattaCCTGATTTTCCCTTTatcatatttgataatgttgGATACGTATCTGATATGAGTATAATAAGTAGACCTATagtaaattgaaatagatatgAGAATAGAGATCAATAATAAATGTAAGTACTCCTCGACTCCATATTTTGATAGCAATATTCaagaatttataatacaataatggcAATTGAAGTTACTAGACTCTTCATAAATGAATGATAACGTTTAATATTTTGAGCTACTATTTGTGACCTAAGTTAAATTGAGTTCATCAAATTCAAAGACCCTAAAGTAGTGAGAGATAAGTAATccatgaaaataaatttcacacttgaaaagaatcaatttgtaattttgtgAGATGAATTTTCGCAGATATCAAATGTAGGCAAGTCGCGTTTTCGGACAAATACAGACATCATTGTTCGACTATACTAAATGATAAAAGAGATTTacttaataaattttataagcCAATCCTTAAAATACTTGtgaacatatattatatagttgaactaaaaataattttgaaaatcaagAATCATAGCATACTATAAACAACCTACGAAATTGAATACAAATATGGTGATACTATTTTTCAGAATTACGTTTCATAATCTGCATGAACAATTAtagagaaaatagaagaaaaactttTAGTGGAACAAGCAACAAATCAATTGATAGCTACAACAGAACCAAATATATCTACTAATCTAGTAGACTACATATTGCATTGGTGCCTTGGTACAAGGGACATCTTAAACATGCATCAAAAACAGTGTCAAATTTTGTAAATGTTAACTTGACTAAAATCAACCCAAGATAACACGAGCGTTCTAATAAATAACCTCAAATTCAAGAAATTTATACAGTACCGTTagatacaaataaatcaataGTATCAAGTCATACAGATTTCCATAGAAAACCAAACTCAAGAATAAAAACATTCCAACTCTTCAAGTTCCAAATACATACATAATTTTTAGTATTGCATCATGACACCCGCAAGAAATGTGAACAGAAATTCACAACCAATTCTGTAAAAAGAAAGAGCATTCAACTGAAATCAACGTTTGAACCACTGGATTAACAAAGCAATGTACTGACAATTTATTTTAGATTTAGTTTCCAAGTAGAGTAACTTGCTACACAATTTCTATAAGTGAGGATGTTCGATTCC
It encodes:
- the LOC111051171 gene encoding LOW QUALITY PROTEIN: bifunctional purine biosynthesis protein ATIC (The sequence of the model RefSeq protein was modified relative to this genomic sequence to represent the inferred CDS: deleted 1 base in 1 codon), which codes for MSESGNLALISVSDKTGLEQFAKSLNDLGFRLVASGGTAKLLRETGYEVKDVSDLTGVPEILGGRVKTLHPAIHGGILSRTISSDKADLAKLSYEMIRVVVCNLYPFSKAIAAPNVTVEDAIENIDIGGVTLLRAAAKNHHRVTVVCDPDDYSTVVNEFQKTPEKDTTLETRKLLALKAFSHTAEYDRVISDYFRREYSAGVSQLTLRYGMNPHQKPAQIFTTLPKLPLTVRNGSPGYINLCDALNGWQLVTELKAALSLPAAASFKHVSPAGAAVGIPLEGDQAKLCMVEDLIGQMSPLAFAYARARGADRMSSFGDFIALSDECDAITAKIISREVSDGIIAPGYTEEALKILSKKKNGNYCVLQMDVNYTPDPIERKTLFGLTLEQKRNDIVIDRSLFTNIVSVNKELPETAIRDLIVATIALKYTQSNSVAFARDGQVIGIGAGQQSRIHCTRLAGSKADNWWFRQHPSVHCMKFKPTTKRAEISNAVDNYVSGTVGKEMKQELWESVFTDAPGPLVDSQKNYWLTYLSDVCLASDAFFPFRDNIDRAKMSGVKYIASPSGSTNDADVIKACNEHKITLVHTNIRLFHH